gttcctgcatacctggtttcatgcaattcaagagtagaaaacaactcttctaaagtacttacctccaggtcttttgagatgtagtaagcatcgacgattgatatccactccggagttcatggaaacgcgttgagcgcgtagcgtattgtgtcccggtttgttaccatttcaccaaggttttcgataccagtaactagttcttttacctttgcatgtagaccggctactttctcacctttctccagatggatgttcatcagtttgttgcggaggatgtcccttctagcgagctttgcttcagacgttccttcgtggagttccaagaacttcccccaaagttctttagcagatacatagtttccgatgcggttgacctcttgaggcggtaacacgctcagcaggtgatgttccgcatgGCTGTTTGCTactgactcattctgctccttctttgtccaatctctctcttctttttcttttccatctttatctattggagctacaaaaccatatttcataataaaccgaatttcaaaatctgtttttaggaatacctccatacgacgcttccaatctgcgaagttcccctcgaattttggtggaacgatgcttggtccggccatcttgttgcttcgatcggcggttagtcctcctgaagcgccctcgctctgatagatttcattttctaatttggcatttttattttctaatttatacatggatttagtcatagctttgataccacttgtaggtccctttggaggccggcaagaggggaggggtgaattaccctacaaaataaaaccaaagacccttctcggatattcaactaacttaaaagaacttgtaattaaaaaggcagagactaattaaaacagaaaatagacacagaggaattacttggtttgcaatcagaggattgctaatccaaggcaaagaaggcgcactaattgattctcctctgggcggagtagcctcttacagcgttgaaagcacagaaagaaataacacaaatgaaagcactggattacaagtagttgttcttgaatgtacggatcagtactatatttatagtactggtccgggcgcctggaaggggttccgggcgcccccggggggatgaattttatcccccaacggtcagctcgcgatcagattcgatctggtcaaatatgaacccccgggcgcccggaggtccgggcgcctggaattgatccgggcgcccggacctgtcaagtcaacaaagttgactctggtccaggctctctgcttcgattcagctcgtctcagttcggcttgtcttggtccgggtctgttcgctccggctccactagcttgggtgatctcggccttccggaatccttcccggtttctcgtccctcgaacgtcgcgcacgttcttctcgtccaccggtgtactcttccgcggtcacctcgtccctcagacgcaccgagcccgtcggctctctcctgtgccgtccttctcgctagccgcgtcttctgctcgacctcctgtgttcctaagctcctgcacacttagacacaagggttaaacaaacgcaggacctaacttagcttgtttgattacatcaaaacaccttggggttccaacatgttcaacaaataagaaagataataatatttttaaaataataaagtgATTGAATGACAATGCAAGCAAAAGCAAATAGCAGAAGTGTAGAGACATTGTAAATTCTTACCAATACTCAAAGAAATGCCTCCTTGTTAAGTCCTCAAATTAGAAGGAAACAGAAATTACATATACATAGCTAGGAACAAAAGATTGTAGATAAGTGCAGTGACCAAGCAATCTTCATTACAATTCACCACCTCTAAAGAAATAGGCTGAGGATGCATAACAAGCGGGCACATAATAATTGCCACCATCGGTAAATTCAGACAGAACAGGTGCCGACGAACCCTCTGAAGGAGTCCACATGCTTGAGGATTTAGCATTACTCGATCCAGTATGGGCAACAGAAACCTAAATTTCAGAAGCAACCATTTACTTGCAACAATTATGTTCAAGGTCCAGAGATAGCTTATGCAAGAAAAAAACTACACTGAATAAAAACTATTACCTGCTTGGTGGCTTCAACAGCATCTTTGGACTTCAGCTGAGGATCCAAAGACAGCTTCTGCAATAAATTTGAAGCTTTTGCAGTGTAGCGTTAAGGATAATACCAACCAGACAAAGGGATCTTTTTGGCAAGAAAAGCTAAAAGCTGAGATGACCGAGAAAGTGCGAAACTGAAATGCATAAACTAACCTGATATAAGTTTCTCTATGATTTTAGGTAAGTGCTATAAACCATTAGTTGAACACGTAAACAAAAAATAACAGCATTCTGATCATTCTTAACAAAAAAAGAAGAGCAAACATACCTTTTAGCGTTAACCATTTATGGAAGTTAATGGAAATGTAAGATGCTTAAAACTATGAGtttcagaatgaaatgaagattCGAAGAGTCTTCATCACCCCTGAATATTTCACCTAGTTAGTGTTGATGAAAAATAGCAAACACTATAAACAATAACTTAGAAATAAAGCTGTATCAAATTAACAAATAAGGCACTCATAGTCCAACTTGCAAAATTGGGAGAGACTTTATGGATCTGAGGAGAAAGAGGGGAATTACCTCCAACCGCAATCCCTCGTTGTCCTTGAAGAGGGCAGCATGATCAGCAAGGAGTGACTCATATGAGGACTTGAGCCGATCAAAATCCTGCTCAAGTTGCTTGTTCTTCCACCTTGCACACTGGTTCTGGAACCACACTACAACTTGCCTCGGTTGCATGCCTAGCTTTCGAGCCAGTTCactctttcgctccggctccaacGTGTTCTCCTCCTCAAATCTACGTTCCAATAAATTTACCTTTGTTGGAGAAAGGAAGCCGATCATTCCCGCATCCAAATCAAATATTCAGCGACAGAGCAAATGGAGTAAAACAATGAGAAGTTGGTCGATAAGTATCTTATTATTACATCTTACCACTAGTAAACCCAACGAAAAATTTACTACAACTACGTTGATCTGTCGCCAATTATGCATTCAATGATCTAACGCCCAGATTTGGATACGAACAAAACAAACTTTTTACTCTACCAAAACAAGACAAACCAACAGGCTCTTTCCTCCCAAAGTTGGTGGCATGATCACATGAGAATCGAAATCAATATTTCTTAAAAGAAGAGCATAGCTCTCTCCAAAGTTGCTGGTAAACGATAAGGGGAGCCAAAAAAGGAATATGGAAGTTATCTTTTCTTTACACTGTAAAAATCTGGTAGCTTGATTCTGAAATTTGAGTAAAGGAGTAACCTGATCTGGCGTTAGGCGGCGCTTCTTCTCCGGTAGCTGCTCCTCGTAGTATTCCTCCTCGTAAATCTCATCCGGTGATGTGAAGAATAGCCTCTTGGTGGCGCCATGCTCCTCCGCCGACCTCAACCCTTTAATTCCGCCCCAAATCGAACAGCTTATTATAACTAAAACCAAATCCAAGTCGAAGACAATGAGATAGTAGAAGGAATAGTAACAGTACCTCGGAAGATGGAGTTCCCATCGCCCAACACGAGTAGCCGTGCGCGAGTGGACGACAAAGAGGAATCAAATATCAGATGGGGACTAGAATCCATCCTCTCTTCTTAGATCCTAAATGATCAACAGATCGGATCTGAATTGAACAAATAcgactagaaaaaaaaaaatactacgcGTCTGATTTCTCCCTCCCTTGGATCCCAACCTAGTTGGATAGATCGAAGGGGATCTGTCGATCGGCTTAGCAGGAGAAAATGAAGAGGGAGAAGAACTTGTGGCGGAAGAAGCTGGTGCTCCACAGAAGGCGCGTTGATGTCTCCATGGCGTGGTAAACAAAGGTTAGAAGAGAGAGTTTTTACAAACAATCGAGTATGCGTAACGAAAGGTGAGCCATCTCCAACTTACAAACAGCTATAATTGTGTATGTGTAACCAGTAGCTCCTAGATTCGAGTCGTTTGATGATTTAGCAAGTATCCCTAACCAAACTCCTGCAAGACCTAGGATCAAATAGTCAACAGCTTGTCTGTAGTATCTTTGGACTTCAGCTGAGATGACCGGCTAAGAAAGAAACACGAAAAGAGAAAGGAAATGGAACCAAAAGCGATCATTCATGATCGATCGAGGAACCCCCGCATAAACCCTTCCAAGAACCCTTGAAGCTGAGGcgacaagcaaggagaagaaggaaggatacAGTCTGCTGCAGGGGTGATGGGCGCCATGAAGGAAGAACTCAGCTGCATCAAGAGGCGATGGAATGGAGAGCCGCCACTGCCACGGGAGGATTGGAGAAGGAGACGACGAAGACAGTGAGTGAGAGAAGCCTTTAGTTTAGGGCTTCCAAAACAAAGCGGTGATTCAAATACCGCAAGAACCAGCAGCGGCATTTGACACACGATGAAGGGGAAAATAGGGTTCGGGTAGGCTAAGGGGGAAAATAGGATGCCAAAAAATTTTCGGAGAGAGGGAAGCAAACTACTGCTATAACAAAAACGACGAAGGAGAAAAATGGcgaaagaataaagtcaaagacaacggtttattaaaactgttgtctttgaccctAAAAAAGCGGTTAAAAATAACAGTTTTAGAAAACTGTTGTAaaaggtgttgttgattttaTCAAAAGTCGCTCAACAATAACGGTTtttacaaaactgttgtcttttatttttttcaggtactcaaagacaacggttttgtcaaaaaccgttgtcttttaccaaattaacaacagttccttctaaaattgttgtctttatggtgttgtctttta
The genomic region above belongs to Zingiber officinale cultivar Zhangliang chromosome 11A, Zo_v1.1, whole genome shotgun sequence and contains:
- the LOC122032221 gene encoding homeobox-leucine zipper protein HOX16-like yields the protein MDSSPHLIFDSSLSSTRARLLVLGDGNSIFRGLRSAEEHGATKRLFFTSPDEIYEEEYYEEQLPEKKRRLTPDQVNLLERRFEEENTLEPERKSELARKLGMQPRQVVVWFQNQCARWKNKQLEQDFDRLKSSYESLLADHAALFKDNEGLRLEVIPLFLLRSIKSLPILQVGL